In Devosia sp. 1566, a single genomic region encodes these proteins:
- a CDS encoding amino acid ABC transporter permease has protein sequence MQVWSWTGFFEYLTNPFIIGGAITTLWLTLAAIVGGLILGFILAMMKISKNPLLSAPASAYIWLFRGTPLLVQLIVIYTGLPQFGIRLSVLESALIGLILNEAAYLAEIVRAGVGAVPAGQVNAARAVGMREPQIMRYIIMPQALRIIIPPLGNSVNGLLKTTSVTSVISMEELLRRTQVLIQEKFMVLELFAVAAIYYLVLTTLWDFVQRSIEKRYAKAYQQVSTSKSSKLPKIGAPAEQR, from the coding sequence ATGCAAGTCTGGAGCTGGACCGGCTTTTTCGAGTACCTGACCAATCCCTTTATTATCGGAGGGGCCATAACCACCTTGTGGCTGACACTGGCCGCAATCGTGGGTGGTCTGATCCTCGGCTTCATCCTCGCCATGATGAAGATCTCGAAGAACCCGCTCTTGTCGGCGCCAGCTTCAGCTTACATCTGGCTCTTTCGCGGCACCCCGCTGCTGGTGCAGCTCATCGTCATCTATACCGGCTTGCCGCAATTCGGTATCCGCCTCAGCGTGCTGGAATCGGCGCTGATCGGGCTGATCCTGAACGAGGCGGCCTACCTGGCCGAGATCGTGCGCGCTGGCGTTGGCGCCGTGCCGGCCGGCCAGGTCAATGCCGCCCGAGCGGTGGGCATGCGCGAGCCGCAGATCATGCGCTACATCATCATGCCCCAGGCACTGCGCATCATCATTCCCCCCCTCGGCAACTCGGTGAATGGACTGCTTAAGACCACCTCGGTCACCTCCGTGATCTCCATGGAAGAGCTGCTGCGCCGCACCCAGGTGCTGATCCAGGAAAAGTTCATGGTGCTCGAGCTCTTTGCCGTGGCCGCCATCTACTACCTGGTCCTGACCACGCTGTGGGACTTCGTGCAGCGCAGCATCGAGAAGCGCTACGCCAAGGCCTACCAGCAGGTCAGCACCAGCAAGAGTTCCAAATTGCCCAAGATCGGCGCGCCGGCCGAGCAGCGCTGA
- a CDS encoding ABC transporter substrate-binding protein, whose product MSMGVATAADCTQTVPDSALVKSGTLVMSTNPTLPPLQFINSSGELKGMRVELGEEIAKRLCLTPEYVRIEFSAMIPGLQAGRWDMINTGIFVTPERAAMMNMIAYELQAISVSVPVGVEDVTEADDLAGKVVGVEIGGFEENKTKELSADLEARGLEPMEIRTFDNFALAYQALRAGQVEAVVSIDGVAEEYDARGDFRRAISGLFPTPVALAMQNPELAKAVVSVLAEMKADGSYDALFEQYGVASVTEDFVIVAGE is encoded by the coding sequence ATGTCGATGGGAGTGGCCACGGCTGCGGACTGCACGCAGACCGTTCCGGATTCGGCGCTAGTCAAGTCCGGCACCCTGGTGATGTCCACCAACCCCACCCTGCCGCCGCTGCAGTTCATCAATTCGAGCGGCGAGCTCAAGGGAATGCGCGTCGAACTGGGCGAGGAAATCGCCAAGCGGCTGTGCCTGACGCCCGAATATGTGCGCATCGAGTTCTCCGCCATGATCCCGGGCCTGCAGGCCGGGCGTTGGGACATGATCAACACCGGCATCTTCGTGACGCCGGAGCGGGCGGCGATGATGAACATGATCGCCTATGAGCTGCAGGCCATCAGCGTTTCGGTGCCGGTCGGCGTCGAGGACGTCACCGAAGCCGATGACCTGGCGGGCAAGGTCGTAGGCGTCGAGATCGGCGGCTTTGAAGAAAACAAGACCAAGGAGCTGAGTGCCGACCTCGAGGCGCGCGGGCTCGAGCCCATGGAAATCCGCACCTTCGACAATTTTGCACTGGCCTATCAGGCGCTGCGTGCCGGGCAGGTAGAGGCGGTGGTGTCGATCGATGGCGTGGCCGAGGAATATGACGCCCGCGGCGACTTCCGCCGAGCCATCTCGGGCCTGTTCCCCACCCCAGTCGCGCTCGCCATGCAGAACCCCGAACTGGCCAAGGCCGTGGTTTCGGTGCTGGCGGAGATGAAGGCGGACGGCTCCTATGACGCCCTGTTCGAGCAATATGGCGTCGCTTCGGTGACGGAGGACTTCGTCATCGTCGCCGGCGAATAA
- a CDS encoding amidohydrolase family protein translates to MTEPQDYALTRGKIVDVIGGKIIDDKAILIRGGKISGIMAEAELPAGTRTISVGGRYLSPGLIDCHAHVFIGQFNDGGHILPSEMSARAGEHLEGILKRGFTTIRDAGGADQGHKAAVEKGIWTGPRMFVAGKILSQTGGHGDHRGRADTCSCSSQLGGTAIIADGVDQVRWAVRENVRQGVDQIKIMAGGGVSSPGDKLIHPQYSLQEIETITEEADRVGRYVMAHVYADIGIRRAVEAGVRTIEHGNFLTAATARVMKERDAHLVPTLITYEADGKYGMSFGWAPENAEKNAEVLASGLKSLEVALAEGVNVGYGTDLCWSPKTYQGDGLLIHQKVCGPAEALRHATVNNARIVRMEGQIGELSAGALADILVVDANPYDGLECFAQHENKVVGVIQSGRIIRDDLQLLH, encoded by the coding sequence ATGACTGAGCCTCAGGACTATGCGCTGACCCGCGGCAAGATCGTCGACGTGATCGGCGGCAAGATCATCGATGACAAAGCCATACTGATCAGGGGCGGCAAGATCAGTGGCATCATGGCCGAAGCCGAGTTGCCGGCCGGAACGCGGACCATCTCGGTCGGCGGACGCTATCTTTCGCCCGGCCTCATCGATTGCCACGCCCATGTGTTCATCGGCCAGTTCAACGATGGCGGCCATATTCTGCCATCCGAGATGTCGGCCCGCGCCGGTGAGCACCTCGAGGGCATCCTCAAGCGCGGCTTCACAACCATCCGCGATGCCGGCGGTGCCGACCAGGGCCACAAGGCTGCGGTCGAAAAGGGAATCTGGACTGGGCCGCGTATGTTCGTGGCCGGCAAGATCCTGTCCCAAACCGGCGGTCATGGCGACCATCGCGGCCGGGCCGACACCTGCTCTTGTTCGTCTCAGCTTGGCGGTACGGCCATCATTGCCGATGGCGTTGACCAGGTGCGATGGGCCGTGCGCGAGAATGTCCGCCAAGGGGTCGACCAGATCAAGATCATGGCCGGCGGTGGTGTCAGCTCCCCGGGGGATAAGCTGATCCACCCGCAATATTCTCTGCAGGAGATCGAAACTATCACCGAGGAAGCCGACCGCGTCGGGCGCTATGTCATGGCCCATGTCTATGCCGATATTGGCATTCGTCGCGCGGTGGAAGCGGGCGTGCGCACCATTGAGCACGGCAATTTCCTCACCGCTGCCACGGCACGCGTGATGAAGGAACGTGACGCCCATCTCGTGCCGACCTTGATCACCTATGAGGCAGACGGCAAGTACGGCATGAGTTTCGGCTGGGCGCCGGAAAATGCCGAGAAGAACGCCGAAGTGCTCGCCAGTGGCCTGAAATCGCTCGAAGTCGCACTCGCTGAGGGCGTTAATGTCGGCTACGGCACCGATCTGTGCTGGTCGCCAAAGACCTACCAGGGGGATGGCCTCCTGATCCACCAGAAGGTGTGCGGGCCGGCGGAAGCTCTCCGTCACGCCACCGTCAACAACGCCAGAATCGTTCGCATGGAAGGTCAGATTGGCGAACTCAGCGCCGGTGCCTTGGCCGATATCCTTGTGGTCGACGCCAACCCTTATGATGGGCTGGAATGTTTTGCCCAACACGAAAACAAGGTTGTGGGCGTCATTCAGTCCGGGCGCATTATTCGCGACGATCTGCAGCTTTTGCACTGA
- a CDS encoding ABC transporter permease: MEQQNAIRRAWYALPSLIRFVVRRLAVGVLLCVGVTLVSFTLTQVVPGDPVAASLGEHAAADPDTVAAFRQRFGLDKPLPEQYLIYVRNLVQGNFGESLQTRRPVAEDLAKYMSATIELSVVAMTIAMVVGISLGILAAVHRDHWPDQLIRIISLAGVSVPTFWLSLVCLYVFFFQLGWSPGVGRLPPGASSSVSITGLNTIDALFTANWKLLGQALSHLALPALVLAVYTLGAITRFTRAAVIDALQQDFVRSARAKGLPERIVVMRHVLRPALAAIITVSGMAFGRMLGGAVLVESVFSWPGLGEYAYRSAVALDLRAIMGVSLVIAAIYILVNLLVDVLYAVVDPRIRLG, translated from the coding sequence ATGGAGCAACAGAACGCGATAAGACGCGCCTGGTACGCATTGCCCAGCCTCATTCGCTTTGTTGTGAGGCGATTGGCCGTTGGCGTGCTGCTCTGCGTTGGCGTCACTCTGGTCTCCTTCACCCTCACCCAAGTCGTACCCGGTGATCCGGTCGCCGCCAGCCTTGGCGAACATGCTGCCGCCGATCCGGATACCGTGGCTGCCTTCCGCCAGCGCTTCGGCCTCGATAAGCCTCTGCCAGAGCAATACCTCATCTATGTGCGCAATCTCGTGCAGGGCAATTTCGGAGAATCCCTCCAAACCCGCCGCCCTGTCGCGGAAGATCTTGCCAAATATATGAGCGCAACCATCGAGCTCTCGGTGGTGGCGATGACCATCGCCATGGTGGTCGGGATCTCGCTGGGGATCCTCGCCGCCGTCCATCGCGACCATTGGCCCGACCAACTCATCCGCATCATTTCCCTCGCAGGCGTTTCCGTGCCCACCTTCTGGCTCTCCCTAGTCTGTTTGTACGTGTTCTTTTTCCAGCTCGGCTGGTCGCCTGGAGTTGGACGCCTGCCTCCAGGGGCGAGTTCGTCTGTCAGCATCACCGGGCTCAACACCATCGACGCCCTGTTCACCGCCAATTGGAAGCTCTTGGGTCAGGCATTGAGCCATCTGGCACTACCTGCCCTGGTGCTGGCGGTTTACACCCTCGGTGCTATCACCCGCTTCACCCGCGCTGCGGTGATAGATGCCCTGCAGCAGGACTTTGTCCGCTCGGCTCGAGCTAAAGGCCTTCCCGAGCGCATTGTGGTGATGCGCCACGTTCTGCGCCCGGCACTAGCTGCCATCATCACTGTGTCCGGCATGGCGTTCGGACGCATGCTGGGCGGCGCCGTTCTGGTGGAGTCGGTCTTTTCCTGGCCTGGCTTAGGCGAATACGCCTATCGCAGTGCCGTTGCGCTTGATCTGCGGGCCATCATGGGCGTTAGCCTGGTCATCGCCGCCATCTACATCCTCGTCAATCTCCTGGTCGATGTCCTTTATGCGGTGGTGGACCCCCGCATTCGCTTGGGTTGA